AGCCCGTCACCACCGACCTGCTCACGCTGGCCAACGACACCGCGGACCTGGTGAAGGACGCGGAGGTTCCGGCGGGCACGTACAAGGAGCTGCGCTTCGTCATCACCGGTGGCTACATCCAGGTGAAGCAGGACGGCGTCAGCCGCATCTTCGCCACCTCCGCCAACTACGAGGGCCTGCCCGAAGGGGCCCAGGTGGACGGCGACCTGCACATGCCGAGCGCCAGCAGCTCCGGCCTCAAGGTGAAGTTCGACAAGGACGCGGACGTCACCATCACCAGCGATGACGACCAGAAGGTCATCCTGGTGGACTTCGACGTGGCGCAGAGCTTCGGCAAGGAGGCCGGCAACTCCGGCAAGTGGGTCATGCGTCCCGTCATCAAGGGCGCGGACCTGGAGTTCTCCGGCAACGTGGAGGTGACGCTGGAGGCGGGCAGCGTGTCCCTGCCCCTGGGCATCACGCAGCTGGGCAGCTTCTCCGCGGTGCTCATCAACGCCGACGGCAGCCGCGAGACGCTGGCCTTCAGCGCCAGCACGGGCACCACCTACGTGGCGGACTTCAAGTACCTGCTGCCCGGCACCTACCAGGTGGATCTGGTGGGGCCGGAGGGCGTGTCCTTCACCACGGACATCACGCGCCCGGCGACCGCGACGGTCAGCTCGGGCGCGGAGTCCGACGTGCACTTCGTGCTGACGTCCTTCGACGTCGAGTAGTCCCTTTCGGGGTTCAGGCCGCCTTCTCGCCCTGCGCCTGGGCGGCCTGGACCTCGAGGGCGATTTCAATCTTCTCGCCCACCAGCACGCCGCCCGCCTCCAGGGCCTGGTTCCACGTCAGGCCGAAGTCGCTGCGGTTGATGGACGTCTTGGCCTCGAACGCGGCCTTGGTGTTGCCCCACGGGTCCTTGGCGATGCCCAGCTGCTCGGCCTCCAGGACGACCTCGCGGCTGATGCCGCGGATGGACAGCTGGCCCGTCACCTTCAGG
This DNA window, taken from Corallococcus coralloides DSM 2259, encodes the following:
- a CDS encoding DUF4382 domain-containing protein, which gives rise to MKTLRHLTSTLLMATGLLFLAACGDSNARVTLKLTDAPGDGIEKAVVTISKVYLKGSVDKDEGGKGDVVLLSEPVTTDLLTLANDTADLVKDAEVPAGTYKELRFVITGGYIQVKQDGVSRIFATSANYEGLPEGAQVDGDLHMPSASSSGLKVKFDKDADVTITSDDDQKVILVDFDVAQSFGKEAGNSGKWVMRPVIKGADLEFSGNVEVTLEAGSVSLPLGITQLGSFSAVLINADGSRETLAFSASTGTTYVADFKYLLPGTYQVDLVGPEGVSFTTDITRPATATVSSGAESDVHFVLTSFDVE